One stretch of Corynebacterium auriscanis DNA includes these proteins:
- a CDS encoding Stk1 family PASTA domain-containing Ser/Thr kinase, producing the protein MTDLYPGDLLEGRYRIAAQIARGGMSTVYTAVDTRLDREVAVKVMDPQLAQESKFRKRFEREARAVARLNHPTLVNVFDQGVDGDYVFLVMELVTGGSLRELLAERGPMPPHAAVSVMRSVLTALAVAHETGMIHRDIKPDNVLISDRSTRNNVKLADFGLVRAINTTRHDTFPGVRTDTRSAAPNGQVIGTAGYLSPEQVRGEDLDERSDVYSAGILLYELLTGELPFRGTSPEDTAMLRLDRDVPSPSRIIEGVPPSLDVLVARASHRDPSRRFANGTEFLEAVEKTAQRLQLPDFVVPVPQNSAVMRALEGSDFGERLSWDHEDMATRTVAVPPHPDGDARPWSDAHNHPDNGYDDPGETRVEDFGAARPAGASGFNGAGYGGVDAGGAVAAAGLSIAGYGAGAGAGAGAAGAAGPSMAPGGYIDSGHPANADSPQTAAYPLSPTGARPDPYRSAHPPQGTPHSPYEQQKPPGVAVREPAGVASTNQGRRAKPIGKKLTNRSTGATVVWTIILLLLVAAVAIGAWWVTSGRYGEIPQVIGMDEATAQATVQEAGFTTELKQQYSDTVARQTVIGTEPPFSQRAPRGSQVAVLVSLGKPTVPQPGPTDNAASYQAKLKDRTLSGKIGDEVYSSDVPKGKVATIEPSPGTEVKVSSLVTFHLSKGPAPVEVPDLRGLDLERAKSILKDAGLEVGTVTEADNKEYETNQVISSTPDKGSKLNRGDSVDLEVSSSTRVPLVFGMSGSEAKKRLEDAGFEVEIDGRKNGFVISQNPGPNTRAGKGTKVTVRTL; encoded by the coding sequence GTGACGGACCTGTACCCCGGAGACCTGCTGGAAGGGCGCTACCGTATCGCTGCCCAGATCGCACGCGGTGGAATGTCGACTGTTTACACCGCCGTCGATACTCGCTTGGACCGTGAGGTTGCCGTGAAAGTCATGGATCCCCAACTGGCGCAGGAATCCAAGTTCCGCAAGCGATTCGAGAGGGAGGCCCGGGCGGTCGCTCGGCTCAATCATCCTACCTTGGTGAACGTCTTCGACCAGGGTGTTGATGGCGACTACGTGTTCCTCGTGATGGAACTAGTGACGGGCGGGTCTTTGCGCGAGCTGCTGGCAGAACGTGGACCCATGCCACCACACGCTGCTGTTTCTGTCATGCGCTCGGTTTTGACCGCGCTGGCCGTGGCTCATGAAACAGGAATGATCCACCGCGATATCAAGCCGGATAACGTACTGATCAGTGACCGGTCTACACGTAACAACGTGAAGCTGGCCGATTTCGGTTTGGTGAGGGCCATCAACACCACCAGGCACGATACCTTCCCCGGTGTACGTACAGATACGCGCTCCGCCGCACCGAACGGCCAGGTCATTGGTACTGCGGGATACCTCTCGCCAGAGCAGGTGCGCGGTGAAGATCTAGACGAGCGCAGCGATGTGTACTCCGCCGGTATCCTGCTGTACGAGCTCCTCACGGGAGAACTTCCCTTCCGCGGTACGTCTCCGGAGGATACGGCGATGCTGCGCTTGGACCGGGATGTTCCTTCCCCGTCCCGCATTATTGAAGGTGTGCCACCCTCCCTTGACGTGTTGGTGGCACGGGCAAGCCACCGCGATCCGTCCCGCCGGTTCGCCAATGGCACTGAGTTCTTAGAAGCCGTAGAAAAGACGGCGCAGCGGCTGCAGTTGCCCGACTTTGTGGTTCCTGTCCCCCAGAATTCCGCCGTGATGCGGGCGCTAGAGGGATCCGATTTCGGGGAACGGTTATCGTGGGACCACGAGGATATGGCGACACGCACTGTGGCAGTACCCCCGCATCCCGATGGTGATGCCCGACCGTGGAGCGATGCGCACAACCACCCGGACAACGGCTATGACGATCCCGGTGAGACGCGCGTAGAAGACTTTGGCGCAGCACGTCCAGCCGGAGCCAGTGGATTTAACGGAGCTGGTTATGGTGGCGTTGATGCTGGTGGCGCTGTGGCCGCCGCAGGTCTTAGCATCGCCGGATACGGTGCTGGCGCGGGTGCAGGCGCCGGTGCCGCAGGGGCTGCTGGTCCGAGCATGGCCCCCGGCGGATATATAGATTCAGGGCACCCTGCGAATGCGGACTCACCACAAACAGCTGCCTACCCCCTGTCACCCACGGGTGCTCGCCCCGATCCCTACCGATCGGCTCATCCCCCTCAAGGTACGCCGCACAGCCCCTATGAACAGCAAAAACCCCCTGGGGTGGCAGTGCGGGAACCGGCCGGGGTGGCGTCGACCAACCAAGGACGGCGAGCCAAACCGATAGGGAAGAAATTAACCAACCGTAGCACCGGTGCGACCGTGGTGTGGACAATCATCCTCCTGCTGCTCGTGGCCGCAGTTGCCATCGGCGCCTGGTGGGTGACCAGCGGCCGGTACGGTGAGATTCCACAAGTCATCGGCATGGACGAAGCCACTGCGCAAGCCACCGTGCAAGAGGCCGGGTTTACTACGGAATTGAAACAGCAGTACTCGGATACAGTCGCGCGACAGACTGTGATTGGGACTGAGCCGCCTTTTAGCCAACGGGCACCGCGAGGAAGCCAGGTGGCGGTGCTCGTTTCACTGGGCAAACCCACCGTCCCCCAACCTGGCCCCACCGACAACGCCGCCAGCTACCAAGCCAAACTCAAAGACCGCACCCTGTCAGGGAAAATAGGCGACGAAGTTTATAGCTCGGATGTGCCCAAGGGCAAGGTGGCAACCATCGAACCCTCCCCTGGTACCGAAGTCAAGGTGTCCTCTCTGGTGACGTTTCATCTGAGCAAAGGACCGGCGCCTGTTGAGGTACCCGATCTACGTGGGTTAGATCTAGAGCGCGCCAAATCCATTCTGAAGGATGCCGGATTGGAAGTCGGCACAGTCACAGAAGCGGACAACAAAGAATACGAAACCAATCAGGTCATCAGTTCCACGCCAGACAAGGGTTCCAAGCTAAACCGCGGCGACAGCGTTGACCTAGAAGTATCGTCTTCCACACGAGTGCCACTGGTATTTGGTATGTCGGGCAGTGAGGCCAAAAAGCGTTTGGAGGATGCAGGCTTCGAGGTGGAAATCGACGGCCGTAAGAATGGGTTTGTCATAAGCCAAAACCCCGGGCCCAATACCCGGGCGGGCAAAGGTACAAAAGTGACGGTGCGCACGCTGTAA